The Leopardus geoffroyi isolate Oge1 chromosome C3, O.geoffroyi_Oge1_pat1.0, whole genome shotgun sequence genomic interval atatattttattttttgtttcctcctaCACCACAAAGTGAATGGACTccttatacttttaaatattccttttacCAGGAAATATCTTCTGTTTAGTGTCATGGCAGTAAAATAGTATAACTTCTCACACCACATATGCATCTTAAATATCATAGGGCTTTTCAGTTCCCCCTTAATGACTTCCCAGTGAGTCCCCTCCCTACACCCTTGCATCCCAATCCACTTCCTATATTGTGCTGCAATGCTTTAGGACCTTCAGTCAAATATTATTCATTGTCAAATCACAATGTAAAATCACCTGGCGTCTCCCTGCCCAATCTAAGAATAGGTGCATGACAGTGAACTGCTGACTAGGCATTATTTCTGAGTGAAACGCCTTGTGGGCCTGACTCAGAATAGTGCTGCAAAGCCAGAGTCCAAACACGTGAAACAATACATGGATAGGTCTATAGTGCTTTTTAACAGCTCTTTACAATACAGGTCAATTACAAAACCAGCGTTAATATGGAGACCTTTGTGTGTAATAATATTCTAATTGCAGCAATAATAGCATGCACATCAGGGTTCATCTGAGTCcacagatggggggtggggggggggggaagtgagGAAGAGGTGGTGGGGGCCGGGGGTAGGGGAGAGTGTGGCCTGCTGAGCAAGGTCCCCAGGGAAGCCTATTTCATGATCCCAGTGGCTCAAGTCGTCTTCTCAGTATTGGGTTTTTAGAAGAACCTCCCTGTGTCCGGACATTGTCCAGAACCGCATCACAGCAGCGCGAGGGCAGCCCTCCCTTCCCAAGGGAACCTCTCAGCTGGAGGGCCCTGGCCCAGCGGGAGAGGCGTGAGGGCCGCAGCCTTCACTTCCTGGGAAGGGGGAGCTGGAGTGTAGGGTGAGGCCAGGGAAAGACTCGCTTTTCCACATGGTGGAAACATCAATGCCGGATTTGCAGGGCAGCCCGGGAAAGGCCCTCTCCGGCCGCTGACTGGTGGACGGTGGGTTTCCAGCCTCGTCCCTCGGGCCTTGAAACGCAGCCCGTTTGGGACGCATAGGAGAGGCCCGCGGTCGGTCAGGAACACATCGCAGCGAAGCTCCGCTTGTGGCCCGCGCGTGTGACAAGGGCGCCGTGGGCCCCGGGAAACGTGCTTGCTGCGGAAGGGGCCACCGGGCAGCGCGTGCGTGGGCTCAGAGGACGGGGACGCAGGCGGCGGCGGCCCAGCCAACTGGCGCGCGGGGCGAGCTGCGTCCCGCCGCAGGTGCTCACTGCTTGTCCGAGTCGCTCAGGTTCACCGACATGCACCGACACTGCTTCACCTTCTGGATCTTTTTGAGTCGGAAGGGAGGGTCCAGCCCGGGACATTCGAGCTCCACCAGGACCGAGGTGACGCGCTGGGGCTTGCAGAAGGCGCACGACTGGAAGGACTCCTCCTCCTTGCGGACGTGGCGCGGGATGTAGAAGGAGTTGCACTGGCCGTAGCAGAAGCGGTTGAGGATCGTGCGGCTGCGGCAGCCCTCCTCGCTCACCGTCTGCCGCAGCGGCTGCGTCTTGCACCAGTCACTCTTGAGGTACTTGCGCTCGGTGACCACCAGGGCCTCCTGGCTGGAGGCCAACACCTCCTTGATCTGGTGCTGCCATCTCTCCGAGTGGTTGCTGCTGCCGTCCTTGTAGGGCGAGGGGATGGCGCCCGCCGGCCGGTTCTTCCGGGCCTCCGCCACCTTCACCAGCACGGCCACCAGGCACAAGGACAGGGAGAGCTTCCAGAACATCCTGCAACGAGAGAAGAGTTAGAGGGGGCGTCTACGGCGGGTGCTGGCGGGCAGCCGGTCTTCGTGGTTTCATGAAGAAGGGCTGCAGTCAGGTGGGGCCGCTGGAGGGGAGAGTGCAAGGACGCTGTCCTAAATACTGCCCCGCAGGCAAGACGGGGGCGAGACAGTGCCAGTAGTTAGAACACGAACACACGTTGGACAACTACAgaagaattaaaaagcaaaggtTGTCAAAAATAGCCCAAGCCAGTTTGCTGGAGTGCCGGTAatagtcaataaatgttactgCATTTTCACTTAGTACTTGCTCAGTGCTACGCTGTGCGCATCACGCGTCTAcctcatttgattctcaaaacAACAGTAGATTGGAGTGGCATCTAGTAGCCCTACTTTGTAATGAAGGCAATTGAGGCCCATAGACATTGAGTAATTTGCCCAACGTCACACAATGGCTAAGAATGTCCCAGGATTTCGAGCCAGGCATCTGCCTCCAGAGCCACCGAAAGTAACCGCCTAGGCATGGATATGatcaagaaaattaacaaaaagtaaaggaaaggTGGGTACGGTTCCACAAGTTTCTTAACAATGAGTACTGgcggggggggcgcggggggggggggcgcgggggcggggaggcgcctgggtggctcagtcggttaagcgtcagtcttcctctcaggtcatgctgtcacagttcgtgagttcaagcccccttcgggctctgtgctgacagttcagagcctggagcctgcttgggatcctgtgtccccatctttctgcccctctccagcttgtgctctccccccaaattaatattaaataaataaataaataatgagtacTAAACTTAGGAATGGCCCCAGATTAGGAAAACTAGTATTTACACCTCTGTTAATTGctctgaataaaaaaaatcacatttcacaTCTGCACGAAGATACCCAAGTTAATTCAAGTGAGTCATGAGTTAGTTTCGTATAGTGGAAACCACTTCCCAGTTGTGAATTAAGAAACGACGGCTGTGTTAAAACTGCCTTAGACAAGGCAATAGATTGTATCTTCCGTCTGTATATTAGGGCCTGGTGACACAAGTGTGCAGGGATGGGAGCTGGAAGAAAACTTCCTTTGAAACATGTTTTGTAGGAAGCAAACTGATGTCTCTGAAGTTTAGGTCACAGTTTCCATTGTGATATTTACATTAATACCCTCAAGGGACGGCAATACCTCTCAGTAGAGATGATTCTTATATCCTGACACCTCTGGTTCCTTCTTCACCCTTGGCATCCTCACCATCATACTCACATGTGTTCATCGCCTCCCTGGGTATTTTAGCGTTTGTAGAACTGCATGAGACCCTCATCCCTTTAACACGTACACCCTTTTAACATGTACAAAACGGCATGTAGTtatatgtacataaaaattatatagttGTAGAGTGTATACTAATTACATAACAGGCCTAAACATCATGGCTAAAATTTATAGTAAGTATATTAACTCTCTGAAGTATTATCAATGTCTTAAATATATTTCTGCTA includes:
- the GREM2 gene encoding gremlin-2 isoform X2, whose product is MFWKLSLSLCLVAVLVKVAEARKNRPAGAIPSPYKDGSSNHSERWQHQIKEVLASSQEALVVTERKYLKSDWCKTQPLRQTVSEEGCRSRTILNRFCYGQCNSFYIPRHVRKEEESFQSCAFCKPQRVTSVLVELECPGLDPPFRLKKIQKVKQCRCMSVNLSDSDKQ
- the GREM2 gene encoding gremlin-2 isoform X1, encoding MAEGEISLKVLTCLRGKTGMFWKLSLSLCLVAVLVKVAEARKNRPAGAIPSPYKDGSSNHSERWQHQIKEVLASSQEALVVTERKYLKSDWCKTQPLRQTVSEEGCRSRTILNRFCYGQCNSFYIPRHVRKEEESFQSCAFCKPQRVTSVLVELECPGLDPPFRLKKIQKVKQCRCMSVNLSDSDKQ